Proteins encoded together in one Lathyrus oleraceus cultivar Zhongwan6 chromosome 5, CAAS_Psat_ZW6_1.0, whole genome shotgun sequence window:
- the LOC127082754 gene encoding glutathione S-transferase TCHQD translates to MQLYHHPFDLDSQKVRLALEEKGIDYTSFHANPVTGKNLDSTLFQMNPSGSLPVFQNGSHIIYKTIDIIQYIERIAVVSTGSEDISSNRKEVIEWMQKIQEWNPKYFSLSHIPDKHLVYVSKFIRRVVIARMSESPELAGAYHRKLREAYQTDEKLKDPDVLRRSEQHLVRLLDEAETQLSETPYLAGEEFTMADVMLIPVLARLKLLDLENEYITGRPNIAEYWILVQQRPSYKKVIGKHFDGWRKHKTLFKTWCFVRIRSLLKRY, encoded by the exons TGATTATACATCTTTCCATGCCAATCCTGTAACTGGCAAGAACTTGGATTCGACGCTCTTCCAGATGAATCCCAGTGGAAGCCTACCTGTTTTCCAAAATGGATCTCACATCATTTACAAGACTATTGATATCATTCA GTACATAGAAAGAATTGCTGTGGTCTCCACAGGGTCTGAGGATATCAGTAGCAATAGGAAGGAAGTGATTGAATGGATGCAGAAGATACAAGAATGGAATCCTAAATATTTTTCCCTTTCCCATATACCAGACAAACACTTAGTTTACGTTTCCAAGTTCATAAGGCGTGTGGTGATAGCTCGTATGTCGGAGTCCCCTGAATTAGCAGGTGCTTATCATAGGAAGTTAAGAGAAGCCTATCAAACTGACGAAAAATTGAAAGACCCTGATGTTTTGAGAAGGAGCGAGCAGCATTTGGTTAGACTGCTTGACGAAGCCGAAACACAACTGAGCGAAACACCTTATTTGGCAGGTGAAGAGTTTACCATGGCCGATGTGATGCTCATTCCGGTTCTGGCTCGTTTAAAACTCCTGGATTTAGAGAATGAGTACATAACTGGGAGGCCAAACATTGCTGAGTATTGGATTTTGGTTCAGCAGAGGCCTAGTTATAAAAAGGTGATTGGTAAGCATTTTGATGGTTGGAGAAAGCATAAAACATTGTTCAAAACTTGGTGCTTTGTTCGTATTAGAAGTTTGCTTAAGCGGTACTAG